A genomic segment from Yimella sp. cx-51 encodes:
- a CDS encoding ABC transporter ATP-binding protein produces the protein MSAQARGPMRRQHGPGMGIGAAEKTMDFKGSGRRLLGRLRPFRAALVLVLALTVVSVALSVVAPRVLGGAVDKIFDGVLAQRPIDFDGVGRILLIVIALYAGSALAQLVQGFILARIVQRTVQRLRDEVEQKINRLPLAYLDGQPRGELLSRVTNDIDNVGQSMQQTISQLLVNGLTVIGVLVMMLSISWWLTLVALLAIPVVLAVTGRVMKRSQGLFVDQWKRTGELNAQIEETYSAHELVKVFGRGPQTQARFAEANDELTQVSWKAQFISGLVMPIMMFVGNLQYVIVCVIGGVQVANGGMSLGQVTAFVQYSRQFTQPLTQLASMVNLLQSGVASAERVFEVLDAPTESPDGEGALSTGPGAVTFQDVSFSYGDEPLIEHLDLTVQPGQTVAIVGPTGAGKTTLVNLLMRFYDVDSGRILLDGMDIREVPRAELRSRIGMVLQDTWLFHGTIGANIAYGNLDATEEEVTAAARATYVDRFVHSLPDGYDTVIEEDGGSVSVGERQLITIARAFVADPALLILDEATSSVDTRTEVLVQQAMAALRAGRTSFVIAHRLSTIRDADLILVMDAGRIVEQSNHDELLARGGVYRDLYTSQFEGAQT, from the coding sequence ATGAGCGCGCAGGCCCGTGGCCCGATGCGCCGCCAGCACGGCCCCGGCATGGGCATCGGTGCGGCGGAGAAGACGATGGACTTCAAGGGCTCTGGACGCCGGTTGCTCGGCCGGCTACGACCCTTCCGGGCCGCACTGGTGCTCGTCCTCGCGCTCACGGTGGTGTCGGTCGCACTGTCGGTCGTTGCGCCGCGCGTCCTGGGCGGGGCCGTCGACAAGATCTTCGACGGCGTACTCGCGCAGCGGCCGATCGACTTCGACGGGGTCGGTCGCATCCTGCTCATCGTCATCGCGCTCTACGCCGGTTCGGCGCTGGCCCAGCTCGTGCAGGGTTTCATCCTGGCCCGCATCGTGCAGCGCACCGTGCAGCGGCTGCGCGACGAGGTGGAGCAGAAGATCAACCGGTTGCCGCTGGCCTATCTCGACGGTCAGCCGCGCGGTGAACTGCTCTCGCGGGTGACGAATGACATCGACAACGTCGGCCAGTCGATGCAACAGACCATCAGCCAACTGCTGGTCAACGGGCTCACCGTCATCGGCGTGCTGGTGATGATGCTGTCGATCTCCTGGTGGCTGACGCTGGTGGCACTGCTCGCCATCCCCGTCGTGCTCGCGGTGACCGGTCGGGTGATGAAACGCTCGCAGGGGCTCTTCGTCGACCAATGGAAGCGCACCGGCGAACTCAACGCACAGATCGAGGAGACCTACTCGGCGCACGAGCTGGTGAAGGTGTTCGGTCGGGGTCCGCAGACCCAGGCGAGGTTCGCCGAGGCCAACGACGAGCTGACCCAGGTGAGCTGGAAAGCGCAGTTCATCAGTGGGCTGGTGATGCCGATCATGATGTTCGTCGGCAACCTGCAGTACGTCATCGTGTGCGTCATCGGCGGCGTCCAGGTGGCGAACGGTGGTATGTCGCTCGGCCAGGTGACGGCCTTCGTGCAGTACTCCCGGCAGTTCACTCAACCGCTCACGCAGTTGGCCTCGATGGTCAACCTCTTGCAGTCGGGTGTGGCCAGCGCCGAGCGGGTCTTCGAGGTGCTCGACGCACCCACGGAGTCGCCCGACGGCGAAGGCGCCCTGTCCACTGGTCCGGGCGCCGTGACCTTCCAGGACGTCAGCTTCTCCTACGGTGACGAGCCGCTCATCGAACACCTCGACCTCACGGTGCAGCCGGGCCAGACCGTCGCGATCGTCGGGCCGACCGGGGCGGGCAAGACCACCTTGGTCAACCTGCTGATGCGTTTCTACGACGTCGACTCGGGCCGGATTTTGTTGGACGGCATGGATATTCGCGAGGTGCCTCGCGCCGAACTTCGCTCCCGGATCGGCATGGTGCTGCAGGACACCTGGCTCTTCCACGGCACGATCGGCGCCAACATCGCCTACGGCAACCTCGACGCCACGGAGGAGGAGGTCACCGCTGCGGCTCGGGCCACCTATGTCGACCGCTTCGTACACTCCTTGCCCGACGGCTACGACACCGTGATCGAGGAGGACGGCGGCAGCGTCTCGGTCGGCGAGCGTCAGCTCATCACTATCGCACGCGCCTTTGTCGCTGATCCCGCGCTGCTGATCCTCGACGAGGCGACCTCCTCGGTCGACACCCGCACCGAGGTGCTGGTGCAGCAGGCGATGGCTGCGTTGCGGGCTGGTCGCACCAGCTTCGTGATCGCACACCGGCTCTCGACGATCCGCGACGCCGACCTGATCCTGGTGATGGACGCCGGGCGCATCGTCGAACAGAGCAACCACGACGAGCTCTTGGCACGCGGCGGTGTCTATCGCGACCTCTACACCTCGCAGTTCGAGGGCGCGCAGACCTGA
- a CDS encoding alpha/beta fold hydrolase, with the protein MSGEPERTGGSHSTVADLADMHSTAGVLDRAGNDVRGAGGRLITALLRLPATAVPLAPLRAADIAADEFRLVHGLQGLAATGLDLEVIARSLRFSASAYAGADATADALMRSVQVAIALPRMTAALCSAAAWSAAATVPLPSQYDWARDAAMPERIRDKSPDQAFVAHLKHRLIASPGLTEDALITVRLLAGDSLAEVMAPGTLERRAAGTTATARVLRLLRDDHPLTVRTAPPIPHSQRPPRDVGDVFDSVGSIESEKASAGNTASRIRVRHVTSASGEGAWIVEVPGTQDWSATQPSNPSDAAANLAAVAGLPSTLYPAIEKALQTSMAKAGVKPGSEPVMLAGHSQGGIVATRLAQDRRFRTTFRVTHVATAGSPVSHIRVPASVQTLDLAHKADPVPRLDHQKPPDVRHRYGITGDPVARPEDKTDPIAVHGADRYAESARIWAPAHSTDPDVRAFYDSAFFGGDTGTVDDYHLQRKPPDVVAKVPNR; encoded by the coding sequence GTGAGCGGCGAGCCGGAGCGCACCGGCGGCTCACATTCCACGGTCGCCGATCTGGCCGACATGCACTCGACCGCCGGTGTGCTCGACCGCGCCGGCAACGACGTCCGCGGCGCTGGAGGAAGGCTGATCACAGCCCTGCTGCGCCTACCGGCCACGGCGGTACCGCTGGCTCCCTTGCGCGCTGCCGATATCGCCGCCGACGAATTCCGTCTCGTTCACGGGCTGCAGGGCCTGGCGGCGACCGGTCTCGACCTGGAGGTGATCGCGCGGTCACTGCGCTTCAGCGCATCGGCCTACGCAGGCGCCGACGCCACCGCCGATGCACTGATGCGATCAGTGCAGGTGGCCATTGCACTCCCCCGGATGACGGCTGCCCTGTGCTCCGCCGCCGCTTGGTCTGCTGCCGCGACAGTGCCGTTGCCGTCGCAGTACGACTGGGCACGCGATGCCGCTATGCCTGAGCGCATCCGCGACAAGTCGCCCGATCAAGCCTTCGTGGCACACCTCAAGCATCGCCTCATCGCCTCACCCGGCCTCACCGAGGACGCGCTCATCACCGTCCGCCTGCTCGCGGGTGACTCTCTCGCCGAGGTCATGGCACCGGGCACGCTGGAGAGAAGGGCAGCAGGGACGACCGCCACGGCTCGCGTACTGCGCCTCCTGCGAGACGACCACCCGCTGACGGTGCGCACGGCGCCGCCGATCCCTCACTCCCAACGTCCACCGCGCGATGTCGGGGACGTCTTCGACAGCGTGGGCAGTATCGAGAGCGAGAAGGCGAGCGCCGGCAACACCGCCTCCCGCATCCGGGTGCGCCATGTGACGTCGGCGTCCGGTGAGGGTGCGTGGATCGTGGAGGTGCCCGGCACCCAGGATTGGTCGGCTACGCAGCCCTCCAATCCCAGTGATGCCGCTGCCAACCTCGCTGCCGTCGCAGGGCTGCCCAGCACGCTCTACCCGGCGATCGAGAAGGCGCTCCAAACCTCGATGGCCAAGGCGGGGGTGAAGCCGGGCAGCGAGCCGGTGATGCTGGCCGGTCACAGCCAGGGCGGCATCGTGGCCACCCGGTTGGCGCAGGATCGCCGTTTCCGCACGACCTTCCGCGTCACCCATGTCGCGACCGCCGGTTCACCGGTCTCCCACATCCGCGTGCCGGCGTCGGTGCAGACCCTCGACCTCGCTCACAAGGCCGACCCGGTGCCGCGCCTCGACCACCAGAAGCCGCCGGACGTCCGCCATCGGTATGGCATCACCGGCGACCCGGTGGCCAGGCCGGAAGACAAGACCGACCCGATCGCGGTGCACGGCGCCGATCGCTACGCCGAATCGGCCCGCATTTGGGCTCCCGCCCACAGCACCGACCCCGACGTCCGCGCCTTCTACGACAGCGCGTTCTTCGGTGGCGACACCGGCACGGTGGACGACTACCACCTGCAGCGCAAGCCGCCCGATGTGGTCGCCAAGGTGCCGAACCGATGA
- a CDS encoding (Fe-S)-binding protein yields MTALQIIAAFLALAISIVGVALLVRASRQLIATFKVGQSADRGDNKGARTMTLLREVLGHTRMSRLPVVAIAHWFTMVSFGVLFLTLVNAYGQLFDPTFALPLIGHFFPYEWLTELLAWTGLFGISYLIWNRRKLHPGRSAGPDGRKSRFFGSTFWQAYYVELTILGVTMCILTLRALEYAQMKVTGNDHASLLHFPLTAWMGNWWANMDNAGLKQFIVVIAALKIIISMAWMITISLNITMGVAWHRFLAFFNIFFKRNADGRTALGALEPMIVNGKPLTPESMEELEGDEVLGVGKVDDFTWKGLLDFSTCTECGRCQSQCPAWNTEKPLSPKLLMMTLRDNAHANAPFMKAAEAATAESGESVPLIGQTGYDLDHPLTAYNPHGPDAVIDEDVLWSCTTCGACVEQCPVDIEHVDHIVDMRRYQTLIESAFPSELGGLFKNMENKGNPWGMAPRARLDWAKDLPFEVKVYGQDVESLAEVDYLFWVGCAGAYEDRAKKTTRAVAELLDLAGVNFAVLGDGETCTGDSARRAGNEMLFQALAQQNVETLNEAGASKIVVTCAHCFNTIKNEYPQVGGNYEVVHHTQLLNRLVRDKLLTPVTRPGETPTSSGAASTGRSVTYHDPCYLGRHNNVYAPPRELIGSLPGVEYKEMERSGMTSFCCGAGGARMWMEEKLGSRINLNRTQEAVATGADRIAIGCPFCRVMLTDGLTAEQSNGNAREDVEVVDVANMLLAAVKTAD; encoded by the coding sequence ATGACAGCGCTGCAGATCATCGCCGCCTTCCTGGCCCTCGCCATCAGCATCGTCGGCGTCGCACTATTGGTCCGCGCCAGCCGCCAACTGATCGCCACCTTCAAGGTCGGCCAGTCCGCCGACCGCGGCGACAACAAGGGCGCGCGCACGATGACGCTACTGCGCGAGGTGCTCGGCCACACCCGGATGTCGCGGTTGCCGGTGGTCGCGATCGCGCACTGGTTCACGATGGTGAGCTTCGGCGTCCTCTTCCTGACGCTGGTCAACGCCTACGGGCAGCTGTTCGACCCGACCTTTGCGTTGCCGCTCATCGGCCACTTCTTCCCCTACGAGTGGCTCACCGAACTGCTGGCCTGGACCGGCCTGTTCGGCATCAGCTACCTGATCTGGAACCGTCGCAAGCTGCACCCCGGACGATCCGCCGGTCCGGACGGTCGCAAGTCGCGCTTCTTCGGCTCCACCTTCTGGCAGGCCTACTACGTCGAGCTCACGATCCTCGGCGTCACGATGTGCATCCTGACGCTGCGCGCGCTGGAGTACGCGCAGATGAAGGTGACCGGCAACGACCACGCCAGCCTGCTGCACTTCCCGCTCACCGCCTGGATGGGCAACTGGTGGGCCAACATGGACAACGCGGGGCTCAAGCAGTTCATCGTCGTCATCGCCGCGCTGAAGATCATCATCTCGATGGCGTGGATGATCACGATCTCGCTCAACATCACCATGGGTGTCGCGTGGCACCGCTTCCTGGCCTTCTTCAACATCTTCTTCAAGCGCAACGCCGACGGTCGTACGGCCCTGGGCGCGCTGGAGCCGATGATCGTGAACGGCAAGCCGCTCACCCCTGAGTCGATGGAAGAGCTCGAAGGCGATGAGGTGCTCGGCGTCGGCAAGGTCGACGACTTCACCTGGAAGGGTCTGCTCGACTTCTCCACCTGCACCGAGTGCGGACGCTGCCAGAGCCAGTGCCCGGCCTGGAACACCGAGAAGCCGCTGTCGCCCAAGCTGCTCATGATGACGCTGCGTGACAACGCGCACGCCAACGCACCGTTCATGAAGGCGGCCGAGGCCGCGACGGCTGAGTCTGGCGAGTCTGTTCCGCTGATCGGCCAGACCGGCTACGACCTCGACCACCCGCTCACCGCGTACAACCCGCATGGTCCGGACGCCGTCATCGACGAGGATGTGCTGTGGAGTTGCACCACCTGTGGTGCGTGCGTCGAGCAGTGCCCGGTCGACATCGAGCACGTCGACCACATCGTCGACATGCGCCGCTACCAGACGCTCATCGAGTCGGCCTTCCCCAGTGAGCTCGGCGGACTCTTCAAGAACATGGAGAACAAGGGCAACCCGTGGGGCATGGCTCCGCGCGCCCGCCTCGACTGGGCCAAGGATCTCCCCTTCGAGGTCAAGGTCTACGGGCAGGACGTCGAGTCGCTGGCCGAGGTCGACTACCTGTTCTGGGTCGGTTGCGCCGGCGCCTACGAAGACCGCGCGAAGAAGACCACCCGCGCGGTGGCCGAACTGCTCGACCTCGCCGGGGTCAACTTCGCCGTGCTCGGCGATGGCGAGACCTGCACCGGCGACTCGGCTCGCCGGGCCGGCAACGAGATGCTTTTCCAGGCCTTGGCCCAGCAGAACGTCGAGACCCTCAACGAGGCAGGTGCCTCCAAGATCGTGGTCACCTGCGCGCACTGCTTCAACACCATCAAGAACGAGTACCCGCAGGTCGGCGGCAACTACGAGGTGGTGCACCACACCCAGCTGCTCAACCGCCTGGTGCGCGACAAGCTGCTGACCCCGGTGACCCGCCCGGGCGAGACGCCGACGTCCTCGGGCGCTGCATCCACCGGTCGCTCGGTGACCTACCACGACCCGTGCTACCTGGGCCGTCACAACAACGTGTACGCCCCGCCGCGCGAACTCATCGGTTCGCTGCCGGGAGTGGAGTACAAGGAGATGGAACGCAGCGGCATGACCTCCTTCTGCTGCGGCGCCGGTGGTGCCCGCATGTGGATGGAGGAGAAGCTGGGTTCGCGCATCAACCTGAACCGCACCCAGGAGGCCGTCGCGACAGGCGCCGACCGCATCGCCATCGGCTGCCCGTTCTGCCGCGTCATGCTCACCGACGGCCTGACCGCCGAGCAGTCCAACGGCAACGCCCGCGAGGACGTCGAGGTGGTCGATGTGGCCAACATGCTGCTGGCTGCAGTGAAGACGGCAGACTGA
- the cysK gene encoding cysteine synthase A: MPILNDVTEAIGNTPLVKINRIIDAPDVTVAAKLEFSNPAASVKDRIGAAIIKAAEESGELKPGGTIVEATSGNTGIALAMVGAAKGYKVVLAMPETMSTERKSLLKAFGAELILTPGSEGMKGAVNKANEIVAERGGVLARQFANEANARVHRETTAEEIWRDTDGGVDILISGIGTGGTITGVGQVLKERKPDVQIIAVEPEESPILNGGQPGPHKIQGIGANFVPEILDTEVYDEVIDINAGSAVEWARKAATQEGLLVGISSGAALAAAAQVAARPENKGKTIVVIIPSFGERYLSTILFEGILD; this comes from the coding sequence ATGCCCATCCTGAACGACGTCACCGAGGCCATCGGCAACACACCGCTGGTCAAGATCAACCGCATCATCGACGCCCCCGACGTGACCGTCGCCGCGAAGCTGGAGTTCAGCAATCCCGCCGCCTCGGTCAAGGACCGCATCGGCGCCGCGATCATCAAGGCGGCTGAGGAGTCGGGCGAACTCAAGCCGGGCGGGACGATCGTCGAAGCGACGTCCGGCAACACCGGGATCGCGCTGGCCATGGTCGGCGCGGCCAAGGGCTACAAGGTCGTCCTCGCCATGCCGGAGACGATGTCGACCGAGCGCAAGAGCCTGCTGAAGGCGTTCGGCGCTGAGCTCATCCTGACCCCCGGCTCCGAGGGCATGAAGGGCGCCGTCAACAAGGCCAACGAGATCGTCGCCGAGCGCGGTGGGGTGCTGGCCCGCCAGTTCGCCAACGAGGCCAACGCGAGGGTGCACCGCGAGACCACCGCTGAGGAGATCTGGCGTGACACCGACGGCGGCGTCGACATCCTCATCTCCGGCATCGGCACGGGCGGCACGATCACCGGTGTCGGCCAGGTGCTCAAGGAGCGCAAGCCGGACGTCCAGATCATCGCGGTGGAGCCCGAGGAGTCGCCGATCCTGAACGGCGGTCAGCCCGGCCCGCACAAGATCCAGGGCATCGGTGCCAACTTCGTCCCCGAGATCCTCGACACCGAGGTGTACGACGAAGTCATCGACATCAACGCCGGTTCCGCCGTGGAGTGGGCGCGCAAGGCAGCCACGCAGGAGGGCCTGTTGGTCGGCATCTCCTCCGGTGCGGCGCTCGCCGCGGCAGCCCAGGTGGCCGCGCGTCCGGAGAACAAGGGCAAGACGATCGTCGTCATCATCCCCAGCTTCGGTGAGCGTTACCTGTCGACCATCCTGTTCGAGGGCATCCTCGACTGA
- the epsC gene encoding serine O-acetyltransferase EpsC: protein MAVLTDGGVNRRSFSLRSALDQARDDVDSAIARDPAVDSRLEMVLASPGLHAIWTHRVSHSMWRRGGRWKLPARMLSQVSRAVTGVEIHPGAQIGKRFFIDHGMGVVIGETAEIGDDVMMYNGVNLGGRTLAKVKRHPTLGDGVTVGAGARILGPVTVGAGSAVGANAVVVKDVPAQSTAVGVPAVVRPTRPAVERDDYVDPAIYI, encoded by the coding sequence ATGGCAGTTCTGACCGACGGTGGCGTGAACCGTCGCAGTTTCTCGCTGCGCTCGGCGCTCGACCAGGCCCGGGACGACGTCGACTCCGCGATCGCGCGTGACCCGGCCGTCGACTCGCGCCTGGAGATGGTGCTGGCCTCGCCTGGTCTGCACGCGATCTGGACCCACCGCGTCTCCCATTCCATGTGGCGCAGAGGTGGACGCTGGAAGCTGCCCGCGCGCATGCTCTCGCAGGTCTCGCGTGCCGTGACCGGAGTAGAGATCCACCCCGGCGCCCAGATCGGCAAGCGCTTCTTCATCGACCACGGCATGGGCGTCGTGATCGGCGAAACGGCCGAGATCGGTGATGACGTGATGATGTACAACGGCGTCAACCTCGGCGGACGGACACTGGCAAAGGTGAAGCGCCACCCCACCCTCGGCGACGGCGTCACTGTCGGGGCAGGTGCGCGCATCCTGGGCCCGGTGACCGTTGGAGCGGGCTCAGCCGTCGGCGCCAACGCAGTGGTGGTCAAGGACGTTCCGGCCCAATCGACTGCGGTTGGTGTGCCAGCCGTGGTGCGACCCACGCGTCCGGCGGTGGAGCGGGACGACTACGTCGATCCGGCCATCTACATCTGA
- a CDS encoding HU family DNA-binding protein — protein sequence MNKTDLASTIAQRTGVSAKDANAVIGGLNDVILEAVGRGEKIQLPGLLTIEVVDRAARTGRNPQTGEEIQIAATKAAKVTAGSKLKAAAKG from the coding sequence ATGAACAAGACTGACCTCGCCAGCACCATCGCCCAGCGCACCGGTGTCAGCGCCAAGGACGCCAACGCGGTCATCGGCGGTCTCAACGACGTCATCCTCGAGGCCGTCGGTCGCGGCGAGAAGATCCAGCTCCCGGGTCTGCTCACCATCGAGGTTGTCGACCGCGCTGCCCGCACCGGCCGCAACCCGCAGACCGGCGAAGAGATCCAGATCGCCGCGACGAAGGCCGCCAAGGTCACCGCTGGCAGCAAGCTGAAGGCTGCTGCCAAGGGCTGA
- a CDS encoding PLDc N-terminal domain-containing protein, with amino-acid sequence MSSGSAVGLVLLLVFLVIAFAMFIFWILALVDLLKYNEREYQAAGSSKVVWVLVVVLVGGIGAMIYWFTMRTKLRAVRNSGQHQAQFQPYQH; translated from the coding sequence ATGAGTTCCGGTAGCGCCGTTGGGCTGGTCCTGCTTCTCGTGTTCCTTGTCATCGCCTTCGCGATGTTCATCTTCTGGATCCTGGCGCTCGTCGACCTGTTGAAGTACAACGAGCGGGAGTACCAGGCGGCCGGCTCGTCCAAGGTCGTATGGGTGCTCGTCGTCGTCCTCGTCGGCGGCATCGGCGCGATGATCTATTGGTTCACCATGCGCACCAAGCTGCGCGCGGTGCGCAACAGCGGCCAGCACCAAGCCCAGTTCCAGCCCTACCAGCACTGA
- a CDS encoding pirin family protein has product MVQVLQARKVPLGGLRALEVRRTLPHKERSLIGAWCFVDHYGPEPVRDAKRDGMDVPPHPHTGLQTVSWLFDGTIEHRDSGGVHGMVRPGEMNLMTSGDGIAHSEVSTPDTSSLHGVQLWVALPDSARKVARAFEHHAPDEVPLDGCQGSALVFLGELKGVDTSPVRTYSPLLGAELRLDAGSELRLDVDPSFEHALLVDSGDVTFEGETLERGDLACVDPGRNTLTITIGEMPARRHGLLGLRHEFR; this is encoded by the coding sequence ATGGTTCAGGTACTGCAAGCACGAAAAGTGCCGCTCGGCGGTCTGCGCGCGCTGGAGGTGCGCCGCACCCTCCCGCACAAGGAGCGCTCGCTCATCGGGGCCTGGTGCTTCGTCGACCACTACGGTCCCGAGCCGGTTCGTGATGCGAAGCGGGACGGCATGGACGTCCCGCCGCACCCGCACACCGGGCTGCAGACGGTGTCGTGGCTGTTCGACGGCACCATCGAGCACCGCGACTCAGGCGGCGTGCACGGCATGGTGCGTCCCGGCGAGATGAACCTCATGACCAGCGGCGACGGCATCGCCCACTCCGAGGTCTCCACTCCTGACACCTCTTCGCTGCACGGCGTCCAACTGTGGGTGGCGCTGCCGGATTCCGCGCGCAAGGTCGCCCGCGCCTTCGAGCATCACGCGCCTGACGAAGTGCCTTTGGACGGCTGCCAGGGCTCGGCGCTGGTCTTCCTGGGCGAACTCAAGGGCGTCGACACCTCCCCCGTCCGCACATACTCCCCGTTGCTCGGAGCAGAGCTGCGCCTGGACGCCGGCAGTGAGCTGAGGCTCGACGTCGATCCTTCCTTCGAGCACGCCCTGCTCGTGGATTCGGGCGATGTCACCTTCGAGGGAGAAACCCTCGAACGCGGCGATCTCGCCTGCGTCGACCCGGGACGCAACACCTTGACGATCACCATCGGCGAGATGCCGGCGCGGCGCCACGGATTACTAGGATTGCGGCATGAGTTCCGGTAG
- a CDS encoding GNAT family N-acetyltransferase, with translation MLANPTSLFLDRDHEEVAERVFFHTEVDEEFGGRGLATILVREAIAATREAGKIIFPVCPLVRGVLTKNADEYEGALRQNRPADFAWVQEELAARKQG, from the coding sequence ATGCTCGCGAACCCGACCTCGCTCTTTCTCGACCGCGACCACGAGGAAGTGGCCGAGCGGGTCTTCTTCCACACCGAGGTCGACGAGGAGTTCGGCGGACGCGGGCTGGCGACCATTCTCGTCCGCGAAGCCATCGCCGCCACGCGCGAAGCCGGCAAGATCATCTTCCCCGTCTGCCCGTTGGTGCGCGGCGTGCTGACCAAGAATGCCGACGAGTACGAGGGGGCGTTACGCCAGAACCGGCCCGCTGATTTCGCGTGGGTGCAGGAGGAACTCGCAGCACGGAAGCAAGGCTGA
- a CDS encoding carboxymuconolactone decarboxylase family protein: MSEPARGGSAERPYIDKTHPEIYSVLVSAAKATREAWSAAGLDESLIELVNTRVSQINGCVTCLNVHVPALPAAGVDELKIDLLPAWRDAQIYSEQERVRSPSPRR; this comes from the coding sequence ATGAGCGAGCCGGCACGGGGTGGCTCCGCCGAGCGTCCCTACATCGACAAGACCCACCCTGAGATCTACTCCGTGCTCGTGTCGGCCGCCAAGGCCACCCGCGAAGCCTGGTCGGCAGCAGGTCTGGACGAATCACTCATCGAACTGGTCAACACCCGTGTCTCCCAGATCAACGGATGCGTGACCTGCCTCAATGTGCACGTGCCGGCGCTGCCCGCAGCCGGTGTCGACGAACTCAAGATCGACCTGCTGCCCGCCTGGCGTGACGCGCAGATCTACTCCGAGCAGGAGCGAGTGCGCTCGCCCTCGCCGAGGCGCTGA
- a CDS encoding DUF4397 domain-containing protein codes for MNLARIVAAGVGVTGAIALSPTLAHAADAPAAKPAMVSVLHAVPGATVDVYANGKELLPDFKPGTLTDPVSLPAGEYDLKVVAPNAGADGKAIIEANDVKVPAGANITVVAHLSADGKPMLTPYVNDTSALAAGKARVTVRHTAAAPAVDVRANQAVAFKNLVNPKEAMADLAAGNISADVVLAGTQTVAIGPADLSLKAGTNTIVYAWGSAADKNLKLAVQTIDGLGGMPGGVPAGTGGQATAGDSSSAGVIVLGAAGAGALAMLATRRRSRTERA; via the coding sequence ATGAATCTCGCCCGAATTGTCGCGGCAGGTGTTGGTGTCACTGGAGCGATCGCGTTGTCGCCCACCCTCGCCCATGCCGCAGACGCCCCGGCCGCCAAGCCCGCGATGGTGTCGGTGCTGCACGCGGTGCCCGGTGCCACGGTGGATGTCTACGCCAACGGCAAGGAACTGCTGCCCGACTTCAAGCCCGGCACGCTGACCGACCCGGTGTCGCTGCCTGCCGGTGAGTACGACCTGAAGGTCGTGGCGCCCAACGCCGGAGCCGACGGTAAGGCGATCATCGAGGCGAACGACGTGAAGGTGCCAGCCGGTGCCAACATCACCGTCGTGGCCCACCTGTCGGCCGACGGCAAGCCGATGCTCACCCCCTACGTCAACGACACCTCCGCCCTCGCGGCCGGCAAGGCCCGCGTGACGGTGCGCCACACCGCTGCCGCACCCGCGGTGGACGTGCGCGCCAACCAGGCGGTCGCCTTCAAGAACCTGGTCAACCCCAAGGAGGCCATGGCTGACCTGGCTGCCGGCAACATCTCGGCGGATGTCGTGCTCGCCGGCACGCAGACCGTCGCGATCGGCCCGGCCGATTTGTCGCTGAAGGCCGGCACCAACACGATCGTGTATGCGTGGGGTAGCGCCGCCGACAAGAACCTCAAGCTCGCCGTGCAGACGATCGACGGTCTCGGCGGAATGCCCGGTGGCGTACCGGCCGGCACCGGTGGTCAGGCGACCGCCGGCGACTCCTCGTCCGCGGGCGTGATCGTGCTTGGCGCCGCCGGTGCCGGTGCACTCGCCATGCTGGCCACCCGTCGCCGGTCGCGCACCGAGCGCGCGTGA
- a CDS encoding class F sortase produces the protein MVAAALLGGGLGAAATGGDEQPPTSDGAALAAYASSSSSSSASSGSSVSNTSAATARPPAQSGLPAPVRRDAQPTALRSRITPTDVTIDSIGLRSTVRPVGVDRSGLMEIPQDVQVAGWYRHGSAPGEGGGATVLAAHVDSAAAGTGPWAKLADVPVGSEVRVSTAEGTVRYRISSVSQLRKNGLDTTALFSSSGPERLHLVTCGGRFDRATGHYDQNVVAIAVRVR, from the coding sequence GTGGTGGCTGCCGCCCTCCTGGGCGGTGGGCTCGGTGCCGCTGCAACCGGCGGTGACGAGCAGCCGCCGACCTCGGACGGGGCAGCGCTGGCTGCGTACGCGTCTTCGTCGTCGTCTTCGTCGGCTTCGTCGGGGAGTTCTGTCTCAAACACCTCCGCGGCCACCGCCCGCCCACCGGCGCAGAGCGGCCTACCCGCACCGGTGCGCCGAGACGCGCAACCGACCGCGCTGCGCTCGCGCATCACGCCGACCGACGTGACGATCGATTCGATCGGGCTGCGGTCGACGGTTCGTCCCGTCGGAGTGGACCGGTCGGGCCTGATGGAGATTCCCCAGGACGTGCAGGTCGCGGGCTGGTATCGCCATGGCTCAGCGCCGGGGGAAGGCGGTGGGGCGACAGTGCTTGCGGCACATGTGGATTCGGCAGCAGCCGGCACCGGGCCGTGGGCGAAGCTCGCCGACGTCCCGGTCGGGAGCGAGGTGCGGGTCAGCACTGCAGAGGGAACCGTGCGGTACCGCATTTCATCGGTCAGCCAGTTGCGCAAGAACGGCCTCGACACGACGGCGCTCTTCTCCTCGTCCGGCCCCGAACGCCTGCATCTGGTCACCTGCGGAGGCCGATTCGACCGAGCGACGGGTCACTACGACCAGAACGTCGTGGCCATCGCCGTGCGGGTGCGCTGA